CAGAAGGAAAGTAACGGAGGGGAGCGTGGGTAACGGATGAGAGTGAAAATATGAAAGGTGGGCCCAATTCGGACAGACGGCAATCAATGAATGGGGTGGTAAGCTTTCTGCCAATCAAGGCTCTTTCGCACCCTTTGAAAATGCAGAGCTGAAGCTTTCAATCGGACTTTGGAGATCCGGAGAAGCAAATGAAGACCTCAAAAGATTCGAATTCAAGACCTTTAGCTCTGACAGCaggtgagattttgtgagactgCTGTCGATTATTTTGAAAACTTAAACAATTGTGTTGATCTTTTTAGCGAGATTAATTATTCGGCGATCATCGCCGTTAGCGGGCAAGGTCCCAAAGGCCTAGCCATCCAATATATTAGTAAAAGGTTGCGgtcttcatttcttttccatGCCTTGTCAAGAAGGTGCAGCCCTATGTTTGGTCGAATAAAATATCGGGAACTCATGTTCATCTCTCGGGTACCAACTAGTTGACCTCATAACCATCGAAACCAGATTTGTGGGCATAGCGGTCCTGCTTTCGTCTCCAAGGCACGATACGCGCGAGACCTTAGTCTAAAACCATGGTAACAATCACTCACTAGCCGGTACTCAGGGACGGCCAAGCTTGACAGCCGACATGATTTGCCCAAAAATTATGAAGAACATTGGGTCTATATAGCACAACAAGTTAAAAATTTGATCCATGGCCATGATCCCGGATCGATCCATGGCCACGAACAAGTGGAAATTTAATCAGACGGGGCTATATTAATAGACCAATAGGAGTCCATTGGTACCACACGACTTATAGTATCAATTTCCTGGgatcaacatttttcattgtcTAATTATTCTTGTGAGGGCGATACATGCCGGAGGTCCGGGTGAGCCCGCAGAAAAACGTGGCTCAAGCTCTCTCATTCATACCAGACACATCCCAATTTCCCCACATGTACCAATCTACCAATCTATATAAGCCTTCACTATGTGTCCCTTGGAAACATTGGGGTCACATAGAGGAGTAAAGCCTCcccttttcaagaaaatggaaCAAGGAAGCGAGATATACAACTTCATCAAGGTGTGGCTCTCGGTCTTCGCCGCCCTGAGCTATTGCTACGTGATCGGCAAGATCGCCCCCCAGGGCGGGCCGAGGCTCGTCTCCGTCCTCCCGGTCGTCggcctcttcctcctcctccctctctccctctcctccgtGCACCTCGGCGGCAGCTCGGCCTTCTTCATCGCCTGGCTCGCCAACTTCAAGCTCCTGCTCTTCGCCTTCGGCCGGGGCCCTCTGGCCTCCGACCCctcctccatctctctccctcggTTCATCGCCCTGGCTTGCTTGCCCATCAAGGTCCAACCCACCCGCCGAACCGACCCGTCACCGAGGACAGCCTCGAGGAACCAAGAAAACGCCGACCCGATTCAGAATGGCCGGGTCAAACACGACCCGAATCCTCAAAAGCCCCGAAGGGGCCACAAATCGCCCGTCAATTACGGCATCAAGATCCTCCTTGTGGCGACCATGCTCCGCATCTATGACTACAGCGACCGCCTCCCGCAGAAGGTCGTCTGGTTCCTGTACAGCTGCCACATCTACTTCGGCCTCGAGATCATCTTGGCCGTCGCGGCCGCCGTGGCTCGCGCCGCGGTCGGCCTGGAGCTCGAGCCGCAGTTCGACGAGCCGTACCTGTCCACCTCGCTCCAGGACTTCTGGGGGCGGCGGTGGAACATCATGGTCTCCAGCATCCTCCGCCCGGCCGTGTACGAACCCGTCCACGCGTGGGCCTCGCGCGCTGTCGGGAGGAGGTACGCGGCGCTGCCGGCGGTGCTGGGGACGTTCGCGGTGTCGGCCCTCATGCACGAGCTCATCTTCTACTACCTGGGGCGCGTGAGGCCCACGGGGGAGATCACGTGGTTCTTCCTGTTCCACGGGGTGTGCCTGACGGTGGAGATCGCCGTGAAGAAGGAGCTCAAGCTGGGCCTGCGGCTGCCGAGGCCGGTGGCGTCGGTGCTGACGGCGGGGTTCGTGATGGTGACGGCGTTCCGGTGGTTCCTGCCGCCGCTGCTCCGGTGCAGGGTGGACGAGAGGGCGTTCGAGGAGTACGCGGCGGTGGGCGCGTTGGTCAGGGAGGTCGGGAGAGGGTTGGGGTTCACCTTGAGGGGAGCCCTCAACGCATCATCACTACTGGCCAAACCCTGACGTGCGTCCGTGACCAGACAAGAAAGGCAGAGCATCTGACGGCGTCTCCGAAGTGGCCGTCTACCTTCCTTCCGTACCATAAATTCACAGAAATTCAGAattattttctgttttattttttgtgagatatGAAGTTCGCTTCAGGAGGTGGAATATATCTTCACGGAAATTTAATAATTTCGATTCGAACCCATGCATGGCATTGTATAAAATTAGAGAATTGCAACATGCGTACAATAAATGGACTAAAATTGCAATGTAATTCTTCCTGCCAATTGTCACCGATCAGCTACCTTCAAGGGCAATTAGTCGGAAGAATTACATTTTTTCGTGCAAAAGTTCAAAACTACGTTGCCGAAATCAAAAAGCGTAATATTGAATTGGCATTCgttcaaaaagtttatgattgattggCAAATTATtctgcttttttcttttattttttgcccggAAACTTTAAGTGATGTTAgtcaaattaagaaattttgacACGGAAAGAGGATGGAAAAGGGAATTGAAATAAACATAAAGATATGATGCAATAGTTGGTGGTGTGgaaaattaccaacaaaatcctaaattttcaataataatttatatttttcaattttttaataatttatttctatccttttcttttcttttagatttTGGCAAGCAGCCTCTTGCTAGCCAAGGGTCAGCAACCTTTGCCGAGCCCTAGGCGACGTTCACCCTCGCCCAGTGCAAAGAAGGGTTCACGGCCGTCACCAATCGCAACGAGGGTCGTAAGCCCTTGTCCATCAGCTGGTGAGGGCAAGGAATCTTGCCGACCCTCCGCTAGGGGTTGGTGGAGGTCACTATGGCTAGCAggatcgaaaaaagaaaaagaaaaaaaggacataaaaaatatttaaaaataaaaaataatcgaaatcgaaaaatattaaaatattattaaaaatttattacatCGCCTTCGAGGGCCACGTTTCGGTATCAATTGGCTAAATGgagtgaattgacacaattgtaaaaggtttaaaactcaattagccaaaaaaaaaaattaggaccgagctggcacaattgcaatagatctataacttttttggtaatactCCCGTTGGTGGATATAGCTTGCTCATTAGGTACCTAagaaggacttgtgtagcacaTAGACAGCACATGTATGTCTAACCATTCTATTGTTAGTTTGAAGTGTCATGAAGAGTAGTACTCAATGATGCAATAGTTCTTCAAACTTTGAATTCCGTGTACATAatgtaacattaaaaaaaaaaaaaagttcatcgGCATAATTGTTTAAGAAGTCCTAAACATACTGCATGGcatccaattcaatcataaacttttcaatttggtcaatgtAGCCCTAAACCTTTCTAATGTACCATaaaatttatagaaattgagaattaccttttgttttctttcgatGAGATATGAAGTTCGTCCAGTCATTGTAGGAATTGATTTCGTATGTACTTGGTAACCTCTTCAGACCACGGCCACGCATCTCGCCCGTTGAGGTGGATTAGACCTTCATGGAAGTCAAATAATTTCAATGGACACCCGTGGATGCATGGTACAAGATTTGGTAATGACGCTTTTGCATAGACAAAATAGTAATTCGAAAGGGTCCACACAACTACCACAATATCGAATAAACATACTTTATATAACCATATCGATTCATATTAGTTTCCTAAGATTATACAAGTTCCACGTAatataagcttttttttttttttttggtccaaccaCGTAATATAAGCTTGAAATGAAGAACAATTAGGAATCTGTCATATCAATAATATAATTAAAGTCGTTAATACCTTTAAACTATGAGTGAAGTAATTACTAAATTTTGTACATCGGGTCTTTGGTGCGCGTATGTGTGTATGCTTCGCATGGATTCACTTGAGAAGATTGTTGTGCACATTCtttcttgggaaaattatcagTCCAGTCCTGAATTTATTATACAGTTGTCAATTTAGCgccaaactttttaattttgccaatgtaGTATTAAATCTTTGGGCGAAATTTTAATGTAATATTTTCGACCAATTGCTACAGGAAACACTGACGTGCGGTGTCCAATCATCGTCGAAAATTGTCACGTCGAGGATTTCGGCGGCAATTATTTGAAAGGATTATGTTGAAATTCCGTGCAATGATTTATGATCATATTggtaaaatcataaaatttaaaattgaatttgcatcattgtaatagatttataatttattgagtaattatccttttttttttttgtccacagAAACTCAAGTGATGTGACTAGCTGGAATAGTCAAATAAAGAAAGTTGGACACTGGAAAAAGGAATTGAAACAAACATGAAAAAGACCGACTTGGTGGCGGCATGGTTAGTTCGACGGGTGTCAAAAAGGGCCGCACCGGCCCGACCCGAAAACTTAAGATATTTTCAGGCCGGGCTTTGGTCTTATTTGGATATGGGCCGGTACCACTCAGGCCCCAAAAATAAAAGGATAAGGGCTTGGTACCACTAAGGCCTCTATGAGACCCGGCCCGGCCCATTGACCCCCTGGTTAGTTCGTTAGGTGCCTAGGAGGATAGGAAAGATAAACCGTGTAGCACATGTATGtgtaatcgttcctttgttaaATTTGAAGTGTTAGGAGTCAGAATCAGTGGATGAAGAGTCATTCTCAATGATGCAAATAGTTGTTCCAACTTTGAAATTCATAatatttgtccaaaaaattctaaaagttaTGTATGCGggttaatttaatcttaaaattttcaattcgattaatgtaatcctaaactttttgacgatttgtcaatttagtcattttgacCAATTCTGACAGcaaattgatgatgtggataCCCGATGTCCTGCGTGAcacaattttgcaattttttatattaaattttcTAATGTTATTTCAAGTTTttaagttttctctttttttttcttttagtttaatTGATCTTCTTCACTTGAAGTGTCGGCGGGGTTGCCAAGGACTTGGCAATGTCTAGCAGCTGGCCACTAGACAACGGTTGTGCCACATGAGACGGTCGATGTCCATATCATCGACTTCAAAAATTATacaagaaaattatgaaaattgtttACGTCATCGCCGATCGTCACGTTatcaatttccggccaaaattaacgaaaaacaaaactagattggtaaattttcaaaagatttagaattaacttggtcaaaattaaaagtttagtactaaattgaatTGGCCGTCATACTAtacaattaaaatttttggattatttttccTAAGTCCATTGCCCCTTaggttaatttttgaaaatgctttAAGTTTCAGTCCAATAAATGGTCCGTTCAAGAGTTCAGAGAGGAGACAAGGGAGCCAACTGCCACTAGGCAAGCACGACAGTGCACGACTATAACTATAAAATAGAGTCCGCCATATTTGGACGATCTTGCACGTTTTGAAGTCAATCAAATCGAATCAATTACAAATCATTCGGTTGTACCGAGTATGAGCATCTCAGTAAGGTTTCCACATGTTGCATAGCTACTTTGACGACGGTTGGCATGAATAATTAGAATATGCGTCAAATTTTTTCATATGTCTTGAATCTTTtttctaggggtgagcatggtttcagtaGAACCAAGAATCAGAAAATCAAATCGATAAAAACAAGTGagattccaagtttcaaaattgAAGAATCGGTTCTGACGGACGGGTTCCAAGCAAAAtaaatctttgtgtttttcttgttctatgtcttCGGACAATACTGCGACATTGTGTGAAATCCGATAGTGAGTGTTTAATCTGGAGCGGTTAGTCCGAGTTTTCATTTCGGGCGATATCCATTACCGAGATgataatgtttcatattttttgtataTCTAATTATAAGTTATGGTCAGTGGATTGTGGCAGTAAATGATTGTCATTAGATGTGATAATATactgcaatcgttcaattaaaaatacaagtAAAATTTGAGTACAACTTGTGACTAGGGATGAGCGGTTCCGGGTTTTGTACGGTTCCATccgaaacccgaaacctacccatTAGAAcgtgttcctcattttttgaaacccgaaaactACCATACATACATTTGAACTAGAAACTTACCATGTCATAGATTCCAAAATTGGTTCTAGGATATTCTCGGGTTCCACCTGTGTTTTTAATATAACTATTGCAATTAAATCATCACATTTAATAACTATCACTTGCTGCTACAATCCACTAACCATAtctcatatttagatacacgaatAAATATGATATATTAACAGAGTGACAATCTCCATTATAGATATTGTCATAAATAGAAGCTCGGACTAGTGGTtctagattacacactcatcatcggatgccataaaaTACAGCAGGATCACGCGAAAAAATATAccaagaaaagcacaaaaacttgttacggGTTCCACGTGAAACATAGAATTTATCAGTCAAAATAGGTCtatcaatttttggaacataaaaCCTACTCTGTATACCTTGAACCTGGAATTTACCCATCAGAACAGGTTCTGCAATTTTGGAACTTAGAACATACTATGCTTGCCTTGAAACCGGACAGGTTGTTCTAGGTTTCTACCCCGGAACTATGCTCATCCCTACTTGTAACCTCCTAAAACATGTAACAATTtaagtttcaagtttcagagTATGCATGGTAAGTTCggggtttcaaaaaataggGAATAAGTTCTGACATGCAAGTTCCAAGGCCACTTGaaattgctcacccctacctttTCAGCGATGTCTCATGTCAAGTTCACCCCCGCACTCTCTCTACATTTGCGAAAGTATATTTATGGTACATATAGATTTACGTACAATTTTCTATTGAGACTTGGATTATTTCCCAATATCGGCTTGGCTCAAATATGATGAATTGAAAGAGGAAAGGTctaaggaaaaattatccaaaaaattataaacctattgtatgaatgcaaattcaatccGAAACATTTTAATTGACTCAATTTTGTCATAAACATGTTGataatttacaatttagtcctaaaccttttaccaaattaccaatgtagtccttaccaaaaaaaaaaattaccaatgtagtcattccgatTAACTTTGATTGGATATTGCTGATGTGACGATTTACCCAACGCTAGCCATCCTACGTCGCATGATCGGCACTAATGTGagcaattttttcaattttttggaattctatattgatttcttttcttttctttctttctttctttagttttatttttctcttcacgGAGCCGGCAGGACTGCTAGTCCCTAGGCAAGGACCTCGAAGCTTTTGACGACTACGAACAAGGGTCATAGCCCTCATTGGATATGGCGAGGGCTTTGGAGCCCTCGGGACCACCTTCGCCTAGGGGGTCATcgtcttgagagagagagagagagagagagagagagaagaagaagaagaagaagaagaagaagaagaagaagaaattaattaaagctaattaaaattatgaaaattttaaactagAATTAAAACGATTAGTCAACATCCGCTCCGACCATATCACTTAGGAAGGCCGACGGTGAATAGACCGCCACTTCAGCGATAACAtgtcaaaattagctagaatGACTGTATTGACAATTCgtaagatttaggactaaattgacaaaccatcaagatatttatgactaaatcagcataatcaaaagtttgaggaCCGAATTGTTCGACgcataataagtttagaactaagCTGACATAATTGAAGAGTTTAGGATTGAAGATAGTTTAGATAATTTTATTAAAGTTCCGATTTTGATTGTTGTCACTTGTCATGGCCCTCTTCGGTTGACCTTtcttgtgtcaattttttttttcctttttgctgacATCAGTTGCCATGCGAACCACAGCCGTGCAAGACCTGAAAATTTTGGGCATGGTGACCGCAAGGAAAAAGAATCAGGGCATATGAAATTCAACAGTAGCCAAGAAAAGAACTCTTATGATGTCTTTGTACTAACACCGACAAAATTAATTTAATCTAGGGCACATTAATTTTCTTCAACTGGAATAACTGCACAGCTTGATGAAACTATCAcgatttcatttatttaaaggCAAAAGTTCATACCGTTCTCCGGAAATAagtacttgtatagttttatttatatttgttttctttttcgtttataTAGTTCATACATATTAAGTATTTACGATTTCTACATATATTTATTGCTATTATTATGTTTAATAATAAAGTAGCGAGAGAAACTATTTATTGGGTTTAGGTATTACATAAACTAAATAGCAGGAATTCTGGAAAACAATTACTTAGATCTCTTTGTTTATTGATGATATTCTAAATCGAAATATCATAATCTCTTTTCCTACTCCTATAGATCATGTACGCTTAATGGTACATGATCTTTCATCTTCCGAGTGAAAAACTGCATTTAACTCGGTAGGTCATCTTATTTCCCCCAAGTGATAGCAAAACCGATGATTAATTGGTGAGCTCCCCAAATAGAGATCTGTATCTGATTGAGATATCTCCTAATCAACACAGGTTTTTTGGATAGAAATTGCCAACATAGGTGATCTAGTAGGCTAAGGCGAACGCTTGGATGTAGCAATGCTTTCTTAATATGCTGATGCGCAGAAGAATATCTGAATTAAGGGGAGCACGTATCGAGAGGGCATtgttgaggtaaatttatcttaGTTGTACTACATGTAAGTATTTGTGGTGATATGGAACGTTTGATACATATGTTTTTGTAGTGAAAATGTGTCGAATTGAATATGTTAATCAACGAATTTGCACTCTATGTTGATAATTATCACTAGAAAAGTTAtatttccatctctctctctctctcggctagGCAAATAACACTAATGGAATTCAACACATACCCTAGTATCTGTacataacttcttcttcttttatctaAATATATACATAACTTATCAACTGCTTTTTCTATCCGTACTTGAGACCGCGAACATCAATAGGTTGCATTTACGATTTGCATAGAAAGATTGGGATGCTTTCCATACTTTTCTCAAAAGCTGTTCCAAGCTGAACACAAAGCTGTCCAACTTTGACTGGTTgactttttcccaaaattttttggtaaaaagaaaGCAATTAGTGAGGCACATGTCAATATTCTACACTTTcccaataaattaaaataatctctggcaaaaataattaaaattaagacAGCATTGAGTTAACCATATAACAAAGAGCTCGAACCAAAACATGGACAATCTCGCCCCAAAAAATGGACTCCGAGCTCCATAACTTTGTCTTCGTCTGGATCTCCGTCGTCACTGCCCTAATCTACTGTCGCTGCATCTCCGGCCTCGTCCCCGCCGGACACAAgaggttcttcttcttcctcccggtcttcctcctcttcttcctcctccctctccgTCTCACCACCATGTCCCTCGGCGGTCTTACCGGCTTCTTCATCACCTGGCTCTGCAACTTGaagctcctcctccttgctcGTGACAAAGGCCCTTTAgcaccgccgccgctgccgtcgcagcctctctctctttcactttTCGTCGCCATCGCGTGTCTTCCGATCAAGATCGGCCCTTCTGTGGGGAGTGCGGCTTCCAAGAATGGCGTTGGCGATGGTCTCAAGTCGCCGGCGAATTACGTCGCAAAATGTATATTGGAGGCTTCGCTCTTGCCGTTCCTCCTGTGGAGTAACTACGTGCACGAGGTGGTCCTGATGATGGCGTACTCCGTCCACATGTATCTCACGCTCGAGTTGTCTCTGGCGGTGGTCGGTGCAGCGGCGAGCCGGCTCATCGGCGTGACGTTGGAGCCGCAGTTTGACGAGCTGTATCTCGCCACGTCGCTCCAGGACTTCTGGGGTCGGCGGTGGAACCTCATGGTGGCAAGAATCCTGCGGCCGAGCGTGTACGAACCCATCCGGTCGGCCTCGGGCCACCTCGTGGGAAGGCAGTGGGCTCATCTTCCCGCTGTGCTCGCCGCGTTCGCAGTGTCCGCCCTCATGCATGAGCTGATCTTCTACTTCATCGGGAGGAAGGAGCCCACATGGGTGGTCACGTGGTTCTTCCTCCTCCAAGGGGTTGCCGTGGCAGCGGAGGTCGCGGCGAAGAAGGCGCTGCGCGGCACGAGGTGGCAGCTGCCGGCAGTGGTGTCTAGGCCGCTGACGCTGGGGTTCGTGGCGGTTACAGGCTTCTGGCTGTTTCTGCCGCCCTTGCTGCGGTGCGATGCGGTGGCGAAGACGGGGAGGGAGACCATTGCTGTTATAGAGTTTGTGAAAAGGCTCGGGAGCACTATGAGATTCATCTAATTTACCATAATGAATGGTCCTTGAAATTCTCCTCATTTTGCACACATTAGTCGTCCTTGGGTTAGTAAGGGTGGATTTTGtaaaaatcctaagtttttggataataagaaaaatcatcctttcgtctttttattttgtcgGGTAATCCAACCTGAAACCTTAATAAGGAGGGACGGCATCGGCTTCGATACCATATTAGAAAGTctaataaaaaaacttaaactaataaatggagaaagaccataaaaaattaaagagcaTTTAGGTAGGACAAGTTTTCAACCGACGTGGGACAATATTTCAACATATTCAATATTCTTTTTCGCTTCTAAACTTTAGTTTTGTTCGATTTAATCCTATTCTTTTGAAATCAAAAAGCTTAGTCCTTTCTAATGACTTACAAAGAGAATCCACATCTAGGGGCGAGGTCAttacaaaaagaggaaaaaggataCCATAAGTGTTATAATTTTTATAGTGTGCTCAATTGagaatcataatttttttttcgatcacttgagtgccgtaactttttaaaaatgttcagcCCAAGTGTTATACCACATCAAATTTTCAACGCTTGGatgaacatttttaaacaattttagcactcaagtgattgattCAAGGATATAACATTCAAGTGGAACATCGTGGTCACTAGCATCCTCACCTCACCCAACCATATCCGACCATGTCCTTGTGTGGGCGTCACGTGCCGTCGGGAGGAGGTAGGTAGTGTTGCTGGCGGGTCATTGGGGCCTTGGCGATAGCTGGCCACTAAACGGGGGTTATGCCACGTATTATGACTGATATCCACGttatcgatttaaaaaaaatcttgtacGTCGATGCTGACCATTACATTATtgatttctaaccaaaattgattttaaaaaaactaaataaaattgacaaaatttcaaaaaatttgacattaaattgattaaatttaaaaatttaagatcaaattgactATCATACAGCATGGTTAAAagtttttggatgattttttcCTCCAAGTCCTTCGCCCCTTCCATTAATATTTGAAAAGGCTTTTAACTGTCAGTCCAATAAAATGGTCTGTTCACAATGGTGCCACGAACGTAACCATTAACTATGAAGTGGAGTCTAACTTGGAGTGCCGCCAGACTTGGCCGATCTTACACGTTTTCAAGAccatcaataataataaaataaataaaaaaccatCGAATCGAAtcaattttttgaccaaaaaaaaaaaaaacggatcaATATCTCTGTTTCTATTGTCAGCAAAAGGCAATTTTCAATATAACAAGATTCCTTGCGTGGATtatttcatttgagaaaattatatcGTATTGATTTTATCGCTTTGCGAAAGAGATTAATTCATCTAACCGCGATATTGATCGGAATAAGTCAAATAAGTTGAAAAAAGTGGGACCCTAATCATGATTACCGCAAGACAAGAATTAAGGTAAATAAAACTTAGCAGGAGCTAGAGTCAACAATGTGGACCCGTCCGGGTAccagtataaaaaataaaaaaaaagaatttcagaTTCGTTTTAccaatattttaatttgttcaatgtaatttaCTTACATACAAGgaagtccctgaatttttaatttattccttaatttttttaaatgtttaatCTAATCTCTAGACTGTGCGCAAAAGTCCAATGTTGTCTTCTCATTAATTTGAGTTAACGGAATTTGTTGATTTAGTCTTCAATCTGGTAAAATTTAAACGGCGGACAAAGCAAAATAACTTTACAGGTAAAAACGCACATTGGGGTGCAGCGATGACTAAAGATGGTtgggagaaaaagagagaaagaatggaaCATTAGGGTTTGAAGAACTCATTAAACTTAGGGCAAACAAATGCGAGACGTCCTCGATtagctcttaaaaaaaaattcatcgtgTTCTTCTTCGTCAGCCTCTGGTCCAGGTTTTCATCAGCAGCTCATCGTCACCAACCCTTCTTGTTCTAATCCtccacaaaaattgagaaaagatgaaaagaatcAATATCCaacttggattaaaaaaaaaaatttaagtcgCAAGTAGATTTTAATTACGCCGTGGCTCTTTGCCCGCGAACCACGAACAATGCCACGTCGGTTCCGACCACTAAAATCGACGGTGGCACTTATGTGATCGAGTATCTTTTCCAAAACCGAAATTCAAATGATCATTCGAGAAATTTTgatattaaagtgagcgccgtacacccTTCAAATGTATTCTCCCGCTCCCTGCCAGTGCAGATCcataaaatattcttttttttttcaacgttGAACACTAAGCCCTCCACCTTTGACTTTGACTCCTTCActttcttcccaatttttcttttagtgaaaagaaaaaagaaagcaattattccaaaaaaacGGCTTTATTCGCCTCCACTTTTcctcaattaattaaaataaagacaacattttgaaaaaataaaaacaaagacaGCATTATTAACCATATAACAAAGGAGCCCGATCAACACTAGGTCAGACCAAAACATGGAGACCGAGGTCCATAACTTCGTCTTCGTCTGGATCTCCGTCGTCGCTGCCCTAATATACTGCCGCTACATCTCCGACCTCGTCCCCGTCGGACCCAAGAggctcctcctcttcctcccgGTCATCCTCCTCTTCCTGCTCCTCCCTCTCcgtctcaccaccatctccctCGGCGGTCTCACCGCCTTCTTCGTCGCCTGGCTCTGCAACttcaagctcctcctcctcgcttGTGGCAAAGGCCCTTTGGCCCCGCCGtcgcctcctctctctcttccgcttTTCGTGGCCGTCGCATCTCTTCCGATCAAGATCAGCCCTTCCGCGGGGGCCGCGGCTTCCAAgaacggcggcggtggcgacggaCTCAAGTCGCCGGCGAATTACGTCGCGAAATGTCTGTTGGTGGCTTCGCTCTTCCCGCTCTACCAGCAGAGTGACTACGTGCACGAGAAGGTCATGATGGTGGCGTACTCCATCCACATGTATATCGGGCTTGAGGTGGCCCTGGCGGCCGTCGGCACGGTGGCTGGCCGGCTCATCGGCGCGGCGGTGGAGCCACAGTTCGACGAGCCGTACCTCGCCACGTCGCTCCAGGACTTCTGGGGGCGGCGGTGGAACCTCATGGTGACGAGCATCCTGCGGCCGAGTGTGTACGACCCCGTCTGGTCGGCCTCGGGC
This sequence is a window from Rhodamnia argentea isolate NSW1041297 chromosome 3, ASM2092103v1, whole genome shotgun sequence. Protein-coding genes within it:
- the LOC115757047 gene encoding acyl-CoA--sterol O-acyltransferase 1-like → MEQGSEIYNFIKVWLSVFAALSYCYVIGKIAPQGGPRLVSVLPVVGLFLLLPLSLSSVHLGGSSAFFIAWLANFKLLLFAFGRGPLASDPSSISLPRFIALACLPIKVQPTRRTDPSPRTASRNQENADPIQNGRVKHDPNPQKPRRGHKSPVNYGIKILLVATMLRIYDYSDRLPQKVVWFLYSCHIYFGLEIILAVAAAVARAAVGLELEPQFDEPYLSTSLQDFWGRRWNIMVSSILRPAVYEPVHAWASRAVGRRYAALPAVLGTFAVSALMHELIFYYLGRVRPTGEITWFFLFHGVCLTVEIAVKKELKLGLRLPRPVASVLTAGFVMVTAFRWFLPPLLRCRVDERAFEEYAAVGALVREVGRGLGFTLRGALNASSLLAKP
- the LOC115757049 gene encoding acyl-CoA--sterol O-acyltransferase 1-like produces the protein METEVHNFVFVWISVVAALIYCRYISDLVPVGPKRLLLFLPVILLFLLLPLRLTTISLGGLTAFFVAWLCNFKLLLLACGKGPLAPPSPPLSLPLFVAVASLPIKISPSAGAAASKNGGGGDGLKSPANYVAKCLLVASLFPLYQQSDYVHEKVMMVAYSIHMYIGLEVALAAVGTVAGRLIGAAVEPQFDEPYLATSLQDFWGRRWNLMVTSILRPSVYDPVWSASGHLVGRRWATLPAVLATFAVSALMHELIFYYIGRKEPAWVVTWFFLLHGVAVAAEVAAKKALRSTRWRLPAEASRPLTVGFVVVTGFWLFLPPLLRCDAVGKGRRETIAVIEFGKGVWSMLRFNSFNVVSGP
- the LOC115757050 gene encoding acyl-CoA--sterol O-acyltransferase 1-like, producing MDSELHNFVFVWISVVTALIYCRCISGLVPAGHKRFFFFLPVFLLFFLLPLRLTTMSLGGLTGFFITWLCNLKLLLLARDKGPLAPPPLPSQPLSLSLFVAIACLPIKIGPSVGSAASKNGVGDGLKSPANYVAKCILEASLLPFLLWSNYVHEVVLMMAYSVHMYLTLELSLAVVGAAASRLIGVTLEPQFDELYLATSLQDFWGRRWNLMVARILRPSVYEPIRSASGHLVGRQWAHLPAVLAAFAVSALMHELIFYFIGRKEPTWVVTWFFLLQGVAVAAEVAAKKALRGTRWQLPAVVSRPLTLGFVAVTGFWLFLPPLLRCDAVAKTGRETIAVIEFVKRLGSTMRFI